The following coding sequences lie in one Psychrobacter arenosus genomic window:
- a CDS encoding histidine phosphatase family protein has protein sequence MTTLLFARHGQASFGQENYDQLSDLGSKQAQLLGTQYAGLQRQIDGLMTGTLSRQRDSAKYFLQGYQAGLENLQQANDDSNFKNLAQPQVLAGLNEFNHEDIFIKSNPKFATQAGVMAEVTKSPEPMKRLAELFYESMQRWHSGDFDEDYLESWPAFNARVQQTLQEIIALTQGFDAPKTLLIFTSGGVIAALTAALLGDGKPNSQAAYRVTPSLVNTGVTSISLKEGKPRLLSLNEHTHLYTAGERYLTWH, from the coding sequence ATGACTACCCTGCTATTTGCCCGTCATGGGCAAGCCTCTTTTGGGCAAGAAAACTATGATCAACTCTCAGACTTGGGCAGTAAACAAGCTCAATTGCTCGGGACGCAATATGCGGGCTTGCAACGGCAAATAGATGGTCTGATGACGGGAACCCTGTCACGGCAACGGGACTCAGCCAAGTACTTTTTACAGGGGTATCAAGCTGGTTTAGAAAATCTGCAACAGGCTAACGATGACTCTAATTTTAAGAATTTAGCCCAGCCGCAAGTACTCGCCGGCTTAAATGAATTTAACCATGAAGATATCTTTATCAAATCCAATCCGAAGTTTGCCACGCAAGCGGGTGTAATGGCGGAAGTAACTAAGAGCCCTGAACCCATGAAGCGGTTGGCAGAGTTGTTTTATGAGTCTATGCAGCGTTGGCATTCGGGCGATTTTGATGAAGATTATTTAGAGAGTTGGCCGGCGTTTAATGCGCGCGTGCAACAGACCTTGCAAGAGATTATTGCGTTAACACAAGGCTTTGACGCCCCAAAAACCTTGCTAATATTTACCTCTGGCGGTGTGATTGCGGCCTTAACGGCAGCGTTATTGGGGGACGGTAAACCTAACAGTCAAGCAGCCTACAGAGTGACCCCTAGCTTAGTGAATACCGGCGTGACCAGTATCTCGTTAAAAGAGGGCAAACCTAGATTGCTCTCACTTAACGAGCATACGCATCTCTATACGGCAGGCGAGCGCTACCTCACTTGGCACTAA
- a CDS encoding SDR family oxidoreductase, with protein MQNSLKSKVEDAKGVLSNPDTAIKALKQQQVGKDKTVLITGASSGIGAGMAKLFASLGYNLAICARRTERLEALKSELLTANPDIRVELQALDVSDYEAVFSVFKSFAADFGTIDRVIVNAGVGEGRRIGTGRFEINRRTAEVDFISALAQCEAAMEIFRAQNYGHLVAISSMSAMRGMPKHLTVYAASKAGLAHLAEGIRAEMLADELPIQITTLYPGYIRTEINEGAKKLPFEVDVDTGSKALVAAIESGVDEACVPSMPWTAIGKAMKVLPLKMVNKLS; from the coding sequence ATGCAAAACAGCCTTAAGAGTAAGGTGGAAGACGCTAAAGGGGTATTGAGCAATCCCGATACTGCTATCAAAGCGCTAAAACAGCAGCAGGTCGGTAAAGATAAGACCGTATTAATCACTGGAGCAAGTTCGGGTATTGGTGCGGGCATGGCGAAATTATTTGCCTCACTGGGTTATAACTTGGCTATTTGCGCTCGTAGAACTGAGCGGTTAGAAGCCTTAAAATCTGAACTGCTGACGGCTAATCCTGATATTCGCGTTGAATTACAAGCCTTAGATGTGAGTGATTATGAGGCCGTATTTAGCGTATTCAAAAGTTTCGCCGCGGACTTTGGTACGATAGACCGAGTGATTGTGAATGCCGGCGTAGGAGAAGGCCGGCGTATTGGTACCGGACGTTTTGAGATTAATCGCCGAACTGCTGAAGTAGATTTCATCTCTGCCTTAGCCCAGTGCGAAGCGGCGATGGAAATCTTCCGAGCGCAGAACTACGGTCACCTCGTCGCCATTTCTAGCATGTCAGCGATGCGCGGCATGCCCAAGCATCTGACGGTCTATGCGGCGAGTAAAGCGGGACTGGCGCATTTGGCAGAAGGCATCCGGGCAGAGATGCTTGCGGACGAGTTACCTATTCAAATTACTACGCTATATCCCGGCTATATCCGTACCGAAATTAACGAAGGGGCGAAAAAGCTACCCTTTGAGGTCGATGTGGATACCGGCAGTAAAGCCTTAGTTGCGGCTATTGAATCGGGCGTTGATGAAGCCTGCGTACCATCGATGCCGTGGACCGCTATTGGTAAGGCTATGAAAGTGTTGCCGCTTAAGATGGTGAACAAGCTGAGTTAG
- a CDS encoding cell division protein ZipA C-terminal FtsZ-binding domain-containing protein — protein sequence MTTIQFILIVSAALIILAGLFMVIRSLKRQRSGTAAREVEYDKNGIPIIPRHERNLVDEPDLDDTIAGETTIAPDRSHLNAVMEEDSAHDHYAETTYQPEQGAYHSSEEPSSPEYSDWQTEQRRADDHEFSHIASELDGEPATERDAFSTLVSATENLMPVIDTAEEPSFTDNSPVLDKHLLAAADQDQNSPLNNATDNINITLLPRENIDHPPSVIIRGEQLLKIVDKYGLKYGAMNMFHRYENKDGTGILWFSMMGITHDGIAPFDLNTMPQTGFSGLVMFLSLPHPKALQGFDSMMSIAGLVSREINAVVMDENNQPITQDLKARLRTEVQEYRAPSR from the coding sequence ATGACCACGATTCAGTTTATTTTGATTGTCAGTGCTGCACTGATTATTTTAGCAGGGTTATTTATGGTCATCCGAAGTCTTAAACGTCAGCGCAGTGGTACCGCCGCTCGTGAGGTCGAGTATGACAAGAATGGCATTCCTATTATTCCTCGTCATGAGCGTAACTTAGTCGATGAGCCTGACCTAGATGACACCATCGCTGGCGAGACTACGATCGCCCCTGATCGCAGCCATCTTAATGCGGTGATGGAAGAAGACAGCGCGCACGATCATTATGCTGAGACGACTTATCAGCCAGAGCAGGGCGCGTATCATTCTTCTGAGGAGCCTAGTAGCCCTGAGTATAGCGATTGGCAAACTGAGCAGCGCCGCGCTGATGACCATGAGTTCAGTCATATTGCTAGTGAGTTGGATGGCGAGCCTGCTACTGAGCGCGATGCTTTCTCAACGTTGGTGTCAGCGACTGAAAATCTAATGCCCGTAATTGATACCGCTGAAGAGCCTAGCTTTACGGATAATAGCCCTGTGCTCGATAAGCATTTATTAGCTGCTGCCGATCAAGACCAAAATAGTCCGCTGAATAACGCTACTGATAACATTAACATCACTTTATTACCGCGTGAAAATATCGACCATCCTCCTTCCGTAATTATCCGTGGCGAGCAGCTGCTAAAAATCGTCGATAAGTATGGTCTTAAATACGGTGCTATGAACATGTTCCACCGTTATGAGAATAAAGACGGTACCGGTATTCTTTGGTTTAGCATGATGGGGATTACTCACGATGGCATCGCACCTTTTGATCTAAATACCATGCCACAGACGGGCTTTAGTGGTCTGGTGATGTTCTTATCGTTACCGCATCCGAAGGCTTTGCAAGGCTTTGATAGCATGATGAGTATTGCAGGTTTGGTCTCGCGCGAAATCAATGCTGTGGTAATGGATGAAAATAACCAACCTATTACCCAAGATTTAAAAGCCCGCCTGCGTACCGAAGTTCAAGAGTATCGTGCGCCTTCGCGTTAA
- a CDS encoding AAA family ATPase, with the protein MRLKSLKLAGFKSFANPTTFTFRHGITAIVGPNGCGKSNVIDAIRWVLGESSAKQLRGGAMSDVIFAGTDSKSAKSVASVELTIEHTQDEATGIRHELNLYQELSIRRQVNRDGKSDYFINGTRCRRRDVIDVFLGTGLGSRSYAVIEQGMIGRIVDSSPLQLREFIEEAAGVSRYQARREETQKKLVTTADNLARLDDMRSELARQQKTLARQAASAQAYQGLKDELNDVQQKLAIAQLTEAKLQELKHKAEQQQVNKQVEASTATINTLKEKLAKLESRMAEAQWLKDDAQDRYHQHELARQQANHQLNTLQEKLTQSDRRIHGLQGQLERSDAELAELAQQYSEQNARLEALAPTIAALESKLAEQQASQAPLEAAWQTLQQQINDVQSQRRQQEQQQALQAQAQQQLNAQLEKWQRQNNKWQQHFAELSGVNSVNNESVVANAKPIISLDEQLKQIRATLTSLSRQHEDLEERLASAQPKLDELAQGLQQKQKAQQTLEKRHATLSGEYDSLHRMLHPPKQPVKQIAATNNPAKSENSLSKSDSLKQLATLPKLSEQIELSPAGKAHAEVLDYWLTLWLDSALVEPPFIKEATPEIVATLAALYSQPYDAAQQASVATNSLLFAADSSSSATAPLVDVANAAPLSQLISKPKLAIWQQCYLLTGAITTTSAQDESSMLRETLAQLPKGALLLTPSGWLVSHAGTLHLSKLTGKGNAANNAQFLAQRLQQQERLAELEESLSEVEDRLDSLNRETKTLQAQHDELAVTVQELNAQAKALTHSEHSEQQRLTTLQAQHERQQAEQVRLQAEREALDSEQQELKQTQAELEAQAAAIAEQLTRLQPQFSELQSERDRLASEREQHQQTLQVDRETLQNLRFESKEATLAANHASTQRTKLAGQQEHLRNSLQAAERQLERDQVKLPELQAAQKSADSVGHEQQIALEEYKASLATLRSQHTDEHQQLETLQNMLQQQQATLAEHMTQVAIYAERIKEASERLLATGSAVSPSTILTELIAYGSHSSRTSKQADNQAELQKRETELARRLSTMGAVNLAAAAELVEVESRLLPLEQQIGDITASMDTLTDAIATIDTKTKALFNQTLEAVNRDLASLFAKVFGGGQAMLSLQDDDSLAKADKWRAGIELMAQPKGKKNSRLAVLSGGEKTLTALSLIFAIFKQHPAPFCVLDEVDAPLDDANVKRFTGLIHELADDVQFIFISHNKLAMQIADELKGITMPQAGVSTLVSVSLEEAEQYIDV; encoded by the coding sequence ATGCGTTTAAAATCTCTCAAACTGGCAGGCTTTAAATCCTTTGCCAATCCGACGACCTTTACTTTTCGTCATGGCATCACCGCCATTGTCGGACCGAACGGCTGTGGCAAATCCAATGTCATTGACGCCATTCGTTGGGTATTGGGAGAGTCGTCTGCCAAGCAGTTGCGGGGCGGCGCAATGAGTGATGTCATCTTTGCTGGCACCGACAGTAAATCCGCTAAAAGTGTGGCGAGTGTTGAGCTCACCATTGAGCATACTCAAGATGAAGCCACAGGGATTCGCCACGAATTAAATCTCTATCAAGAGTTGTCGATTCGCAGGCAGGTGAATAGAGACGGCAAATCGGACTACTTTATTAATGGCACCCGTTGCCGTCGCCGTGATGTGATCGATGTTTTTCTAGGCACCGGTCTGGGTTCGCGCAGCTATGCCGTGATTGAGCAGGGTATGATTGGGCGCATTGTCGATTCTAGCCCGCTACAGTTGCGCGAGTTTATCGAAGAGGCAGCAGGCGTCTCTCGCTACCAAGCCCGCCGTGAAGAAACGCAAAAAAAGCTGGTCACTACTGCGGATAACTTAGCACGGCTAGACGATATGCGCAGTGAGTTGGCGCGTCAGCAAAAGACTTTAGCTCGGCAAGCCGCCAGTGCGCAGGCTTATCAAGGTTTGAAAGACGAGCTCAATGATGTACAGCAAAAGCTTGCGATAGCGCAATTGACCGAAGCTAAGCTACAAGAGCTCAAGCATAAAGCCGAACAGCAGCAAGTTAATAAACAAGTTGAAGCCTCGACAGCGACTATCAACACGCTTAAAGAGAAATTGGCTAAGTTAGAGTCGCGCATGGCGGAAGCGCAATGGCTCAAAGACGATGCGCAAGACCGCTATCATCAACATGAATTGGCCCGTCAGCAAGCCAATCATCAATTGAACACCCTGCAAGAAAAGCTGACCCAGAGCGACCGCCGTATCCATGGGTTGCAAGGGCAGCTTGAGCGTAGTGATGCTGAGTTGGCTGAGTTAGCGCAGCAGTATAGCGAACAGAATGCCCGTTTAGAAGCATTAGCGCCAACCATTGCAGCGTTAGAGAGCAAGCTCGCCGAGCAGCAAGCCAGTCAAGCGCCGTTAGAGGCGGCTTGGCAAACGCTACAACAGCAAATCAATGATGTACAGTCGCAAAGACGTCAGCAGGAGCAGCAGCAAGCCCTCCAAGCGCAAGCACAGCAGCAGCTTAACGCTCAGTTAGAGAAGTGGCAACGCCAAAATAATAAATGGCAGCAACACTTTGCTGAGTTGTCTGGTGTGAACTCCGTAAATAATGAGTCGGTAGTTGCTAATGCAAAACCAATAATTAGCCTAGATGAGCAGCTTAAACAAATCCGTGCCACGCTCACCAGTCTCAGTCGTCAACATGAGGACTTAGAAGAGCGCCTAGCCAGTGCGCAGCCCAAACTGGATGAGCTAGCCCAGGGACTACAACAAAAGCAGAAAGCGCAGCAAACCTTAGAGAAGCGCCACGCTACCTTGTCGGGTGAGTACGATAGCCTACACCGGATGCTACATCCACCTAAACAGCCAGTAAAACAAATAGCGGCTACCAATAATCCAGCTAAATCAGAAAACTCTTTATCTAAATCTGACAGCCTTAAGCAATTAGCGACACTGCCAAAGTTAAGCGAACAAATTGAACTTAGCCCAGCGGGTAAGGCACATGCCGAGGTTTTAGATTATTGGCTGACGTTATGGTTAGACAGTGCGTTGGTAGAGCCGCCTTTTATAAAAGAGGCGACGCCAGAAATAGTAGCTACTTTGGCAGCTCTATATTCACAACCGTATGACGCAGCTCAACAAGCCTCAGTAGCGACCAATAGCTTATTATTTGCGGCAGATTCGAGTTCTTCCGCTACCGCACCCTTGGTAGATGTTGCTAATGCCGCGCCATTAAGCCAACTGATTAGCAAACCTAAGCTAGCGATTTGGCAGCAATGTTATTTACTTACGGGTGCTATAACGACAACGTCTGCGCAAGACGAGTCCTCTATGCTACGTGAGACCCTCGCACAGTTGCCCAAAGGGGCGTTATTACTCACGCCATCAGGTTGGCTGGTAAGTCATGCCGGCACGCTACATCTGTCTAAGCTGACGGGCAAAGGTAATGCCGCAAATAATGCGCAGTTTTTAGCACAGCGTCTGCAGCAGCAAGAGCGACTGGCCGAATTGGAGGAGTCGCTAAGCGAAGTCGAAGATAGGCTAGATAGTCTTAACCGTGAAACTAAGACGTTACAAGCGCAGCACGATGAATTGGCGGTTACGGTGCAGGAGCTCAATGCGCAAGCCAAAGCCTTGACGCATAGCGAGCATAGCGAACAGCAACGGCTAACCACTTTGCAAGCCCAACATGAGCGCCAACAAGCCGAGCAAGTGCGTTTGCAGGCTGAGCGTGAGGCCTTAGATAGCGAGCAGCAAGAGCTTAAGCAAACGCAAGCGGAGTTAGAGGCGCAAGCGGCAGCTATTGCTGAGCAATTAACTAGACTACAGCCGCAATTTAGCGAGCTGCAAAGTGAGCGCGACCGTCTTGCTAGCGAGCGTGAGCAGCATCAGCAAACCTTACAGGTTGACCGTGAGACCCTACAAAACTTACGGTTTGAGAGTAAAGAAGCCACATTAGCCGCTAACCATGCTAGTACGCAGCGTACTAAATTAGCAGGTCAGCAAGAGCATTTGCGCAACTCGCTACAAGCGGCTGAGCGGCAATTAGAGCGGGATCAAGTGAAGTTACCCGAGCTACAAGCGGCGCAGAAATCAGCCGATAGCGTTGGTCATGAGCAGCAAATCGCTCTTGAGGAGTATAAAGCCAGCTTAGCAACACTAAGATCGCAGCATACGGATGAGCACCAGCAACTCGAAACCTTACAGAATATGCTGCAGCAGCAACAGGCTACGCTTGCTGAGCATATGACCCAAGTAGCGATTTATGCTGAACGTATTAAAGAGGCTAGCGAGCGTCTGCTAGCGACAGGCTCAGCAGTCAGTCCATCGACCATCTTGACTGAGCTTATCGCTTACGGCAGTCACAGCTCGCGCACGAGCAAGCAAGCAGACAATCAAGCCGAGCTACAAAAACGCGAAACTGAACTTGCACGCAGGCTATCGACGATGGGTGCGGTCAACTTGGCGGCGGCGGCAGAATTGGTAGAAGTAGAGTCGCGCTTGCTACCTTTAGAGCAGCAGATTGGTGATATTACCGCCAGTATGGATACGTTGACCGATGCTATCGCCACGATTGATACCAAAACTAAGGCCTTATTTAACCAGACTTTAGAGGCAGTGAACCGCGACTTAGCGAGTTTATTCGCCAAAGTCTTTGGCGGCGGTCAAGCTATGCTGAGCCTACAAGACGATGACAGTCTGGCTAAAGCGGATAAATGGCGCGCCGGTATTGAGCTGATGGCACAGCCTAAAGGTAAAAAGAACAGCCGCTTGGCCGTATTATCGGGGGGAGAGAAAACCCTCACCGCGCTTAGCTTAATCTTCGCTATTTTTAAGCAACATCCCGCACCATTTTGTGTGCTCGATGAAGTCGATGCCCCGCTCGATGATGCCAACGTGAAGCGCTTTACGGGGCTGATTCATGAGCTGGCCGATGATGTCCAGTTTATCTTTATTAGCCACAATAAACTCGCTATGCAGATTGCCGATGAACTAAAGGGGATCACCATGCCACAAGCTGGCGTATCCACCTTAGTCAGTGTAAGTTTAGAAGAAGCTGAGCAATATATTGACGTTTAG
- a CDS encoding sulfite exporter TauE/SafE family protein: MAMVVWFLVAGAFAGVCAGLFGVGGGMIIVPALIWLFTAFGYSPDVVAHLAVGTSLATIIVTSISSLTAHNKRGGVRWEIWKRMAGGLVVGSLLGAAVAEQINGNTLQALIGAGALLIAFKMLFLSNKEQLGKPVPSTPIQVGAGTGIGLASSIFGIGGGSLTVPFLTWAGLPMRQAVGTSAACGLPIALAGAIGFAWFGQDVANLPEGTFGFVHIVGFFCISAASFIMAKFGAKWAHQLPAATLKKAFGVLLVFAGGQLLWSGLQGMGVI; encoded by the coding sequence ATGGCGATGGTAGTGTGGTTTTTAGTAGCGGGTGCGTTTGCAGGAGTCTGTGCGGGTCTGTTTGGGGTTGGCGGTGGCATGATTATCGTCCCAGCTTTGATTTGGTTGTTTACTGCTTTTGGCTACTCTCCTGATGTCGTAGCGCATTTGGCCGTTGGCACCTCGTTAGCCACGATTATCGTCACTTCGATCAGCTCGCTGACGGCGCATAATAAACGCGGCGGGGTACGGTGGGAGATTTGGAAAAGGATGGCAGGAGGACTCGTCGTAGGCAGTCTACTAGGGGCGGCAGTGGCCGAGCAAATTAATGGCAATACCCTACAAGCGCTCATTGGTGCAGGCGCCTTATTAATTGCCTTTAAAATGTTGTTTCTTTCTAATAAAGAGCAATTGGGCAAACCGGTGCCTTCGACGCCTATTCAGGTGGGAGCGGGTACGGGTATTGGTTTAGCCTCATCCATCTTTGGGATTGGTGGCGGTAGTTTGACGGTGCCTTTTTTGACTTGGGCCGGATTGCCAATGCGCCAAGCGGTGGGCACTTCTGCGGCTTGCGGTCTCCCTATCGCTTTAGCAGGGGCTATCGGCTTTGCTTGGTTTGGTCAAGACGTGGCGAATTTACCAGAAGGCACCTTTGGTTTCGTCCATATCGTTGGTTTTTTCTGTATTTCTGCTGCTAGCTTTATCATGGCAAAATTTGGCGCAAAATGGGCGCATCAATTGCCGGCTGCTACCCTTAAGAAAGCGTTTGGGGTTTTACTGGTATTCGCGGGTGGTCAGTTACTTTGGTCGGGGCTTCAGGGTATGGGGGTGATTTAA